The Hymenobacter oligotrophus genome segment ATGATTTTATTGCCCACTGCCGCCTGCCCTGTCAGGAGCAGGCCCTGCCGCGGAAACAGCAGATCATCGAGCGTGGAGCGGCTAAAATCGACGCCGTAGGCCGTGTAGCGCGAATCAATGTTTTCGGGCAAGGCCTGCAGCGTGGGCAAGTTGCGCCGCGGGTAAAGGCGCGAGCTGCGCTGCTCCACAAACACGCTAAAGCGCCCGGCTTTGGCCGCCGGGTAGCCTATTTGCAAGCGCGGCCGCAGCGTCAGGAAAGTGCTGTCTTGCTTGAACAGGTTGAAGCTGGCGGCCACATCCAAGGGCGAGCCGAAGAAGCTGGGGTGCTGGTACCCGACATCGAGCAGCTGGGAGGCCGTCCCGATTTTGCGCCACTGCAAGCCCAACTGCTTGCCGCCGCCGCCTAGGTTGCGCAGGTTCAGGGTAACGTCGCCGGTGAGCTGCACGCGCCGCTGCTCAGCCGTAGGGTTGGGATTGGGCAGCACACCCACAATGGCATCGAACTGGTTGGCGTTGCGGTCGTCGAGCAGTAGGTACACACGGGCCCGGCCGCGAGCGAAGCGCACCTCGGGCTCGGCTTTCAGCTGCACATAGGGCAACTGCCGCAGCAGGCGCACGGCCGCATCTACTCGTTGCTGGCTATAAGGTTGCCCGGGCAAAATCTGCAGGTATTTGCTCAGGAAGCGCTTGCGCGTTTTGGTGTTGCCGATGATCTGCAACGAATCGAACTCCACCACTGGGCCGCGGTCGAGGGTAAGCCGCGCCGTAATGTCGGAGCCTTCGAGCTGTACCGAGTCGAGGCGAATTTGCGCAAACGGGAAGCCTTCGTTTTCGGCGTTTTCGAGCACGCGCTGCTGCAAGCGCGCCAGCTCGGTGGGCACCAGCGGTTGGCCTAGGTACAGCCGCTCCCGAAAGCCGGTGTGCGTTAGCACATCCTCCGTGAGGTTGCCCCGCTGCAGCCGCGCCCATCGAAACTGCTCGCCCACGTACAGGCGCACGGCCAGCGTATCGCCGCGCCACTGCATGGTGTCGGCCGAGGCGGTAAGGTAGGCATCGGCTTGCATAGCCAGCAGCAACTCGCGCACGCTCCGCATTGCCTCCAAGGTATCGGCGGCTGTGGCACGTACGCGGTACCGGCGCAGTACGATTTGGTCGGCTGCTTCGGTTTCGATGCGCAGGTGTTTGGGCCGGGCAGGCGCTACACGCCGCTTGGCTTGCCCGACCGAATCGGGTTGGTTGGGGCGCGGCGGCAAGGGCGGCGCTTGGGTAGCGGGCAAGTTAGGCGCTGTTACCGGCGAGGTGGTTTGAGCCCATGCGCCTTCTGCCACTCCGAGCAGGAGCAGGCTAGCCAACCGCAAGAAGCGCACGAAGCTGGTATACATTTGCAGGCTCAAACGCAGCAGCGGCTGTTTTCATTTCCTGCCGCAACTTTTGGTTCGCCATTTACCTAGGTGGGTGTTTCCAGCAGCCACTTTGGCACCGCCTTAGGCACTCGGCAAAGCGCGAACTCCAAAGTACGCGCTACTGTTGCACAATCTTAGCACATCCTTCTTTCGTGGCCGGACTCTACCTTCATATCCCGTTCTGCAAGCAGGCTTGCCACTACTGCGATTTCCATTTCAGCACCTCCCTAGGTCGGAAAGCGCAAGTGGTGCAGGCTTTGCTGCATGAGCTGGAGCTGCGCCGCGATTACCTAGGCGGTGCCGCCCTGAGCACTATTTACTTTGGCGGAGGCACGCCGTCGCTGCTTACCGAAGCCGAGCTGCTCACGCTCTTCGAAGCCATTTATAAACACTTCGACGTAGCCGCCGACGCCGAAATAACCCTCGAGGCCAACCCCGACGACCTCGGCACCGCCAAGCTGCGCGAGCTTGCGGCGTCGCCCGTCAACCGGCTCAGCATCGGGCTGCAGAGCTTTCACGAGCCGCACCTACGCCTCATGAACCGCGCCCATTCGGCCGAGGAGTCGCGCCGCTCGGTGCAGCTTGCCCAAGATGCCGGCCTCAGCAACATCAGCATCGACCTCATCTACGGCGTACCCGCCGCCGACCACAGCATTTGGCAGCACGATTTGCAGCAGGCCGTGGCCTTGGGCGTGCCTCACCTCTCCTGCTACGCCCTCACCATCGAGCCGCAAACCGTATTTGGCCGCCGGCTGAAAAAGGGCACCTTTCGCGGCGCCCCCGAGGAATTTGTGGCGCAGGAGTTTGAGATGCTGCTGACCGCCGCCCGCGAGGCCGGCTACGAGCAGTACGAAATCAGCAACTTTGCTAAGCCCGGCGGCCACTCGCGCCACAACTCCAGCTACTGGCAGGGTGTGCCCTACCTAGGCCTGGGCCCGAGCGCGCACTCTTTCGATGGGCGTAGCCGGCAGTACACAGTGCCCAGCAACACGCAGTACGTGCAGCAAGTGTTGGAGCATCACACCGTACCCGCCACCATCGAGCAGCTGTCGGCCACCGACCGCGCCAACGAGTACCTCATGACGAGCCTGCGCACCGCCCAAGGCTGCAACCTGGCTCACCTGCGCAAGCACCTAGGCGTTGACTTGGCTACCGAACGAGCGGCGTACTTGCAGCAGCTGCAGCACGATGGTTGGGCTACCATCGACAACGACACGCTGCGCCTTACCGACCGCGGCAAGCTGCTCGCCGACCAGATTACCCTCGAGCTGTTCTTGGAGGCGCCCGAAGAAGTGTAGCGTTATGTGGTCCGGCCTCAACCGCTGGGCTGAGCTATCCACTGCTACTACTTGAAGCTCAGCAATAAGCCGCTGTGCGCTGCAAAATTTCCGGTTGTCGATTCGGCAAAAAGCCAGCTTTTGCGTAAATCCAAGGGTAATTTGTCGTATACCCATCAACTCCGTACCCGCTTCCCCGCATGCAACGCCTCATTGACGCCGTTGAATACGGTGCTGATTTCTTTGTGGAGGAAGTACAAGTGCGCGCCATTGTTTTCGACAACTCCGACGACGTGACGCTGTGGGCTACCACCGTGTTCGATGGCCAAACGTACTTTTTTCACCTAGGGCTGCCGTTTGCGCAGCTCGATTTGCTGCTGCGCCAAGCCGGCGTGCGCTCCGGCGAGCTGCAAGAAGAAGTAGCCGATGCCTTGGCCACGGCGCCGCGGCCCTGCCTGCTCGAGTACACCGCCGAAGGCCACGAGCCCTTTGTGCTGCCCGAAATTGCCTTAAAACTCTCCTTCACGTACCCCGCCGACGAGGAAGAGTTTGAGGACGACGAAGACGAAGAAAGCGAAGAACGCTCGGCCGCCGACAACGTGTTTTACCTAGAGGGCATTTACCGCCGCTTGGATGTCTGATTTCGCCGCGTCGCAGCAACCAGCTTTGTACCTTATTCCCGGCCTAGGTGCCGACGAACGCATTTTTCAGCGGCTGCTTCCGCAGTTGCGTGGGCACGCAAAGGTATTGAACTGGATACCGCCCACCCATCCCGATGAGCCCTTGTCCGCCTATGCCGAGCGCATGGCCGAGGGAATTCCGCTCGATCAGCGCTGCTGGTTGGTGGGCGTGTCGTTTGGCGGCACCGTAGCGCTGGAAATTGCCCGGTTGCGTCCGTTGGCCTTGGTTGCCCTGATTTCGAGCATCCCCGGCGCCGATCAGCTTCCGCCGCTGCTGCGCGTTATTAGGGCCACGGGCGTACAGCACTGGGTGCCGCCGCAGCTTCTCAAACTGTTTCCGCGAGCCGGCAAATGGTACTTTGGCATTGGCGGTGGCTCCGAGTACCAGCTGTTCAAAGAAGTCTTGCGCGACCAAGAGCCGCGCTACACCCGTTGGGCCATCCGCAGCCTACTGCGCTGGGATAGCCGCGACATCGGCCCGTGCGTGCAAATTCGCGGCACCCGCGACCGGGTCTTTCCGGCCGGCCCCGCCAAAGTCGAATACCTGATCGAAGGCGGCACGCACTTCATGGTTTACAGCCGCGCCGATGAGGTGGCGCGTATTCTAAACGAACTGACGGCGGAGTTCACCGCTGAGCCACCCGTCGTGAACACCTAGCGCGTAATTACATGCTCTCCGCTTCCATTCAGTACGGCGGCCGCGCCTTCAACTACAATCCGGCCGCCCCCATCAGCGTTGCGCTACCCTTGGCGCCTGGGTCCGAGCAGGTCAATTGTTTTTGGGCTGAGCCCGTACAAATCGACGTTATTCGAGTGGGCAGCTTTGTGGGCAGCGTAGCCGAAGGGGGCAGCACCAACTACAAGCGGGTGCACGTAACGCCCCACGGCAACGGCACGCATACCGAGTGCTTCGGCCACATCAGCCCCGACGCGGCTACGCTGCCGAGTTGCCTGCAGCAGTACCTGTTTGTTGCTTGGCTGATTTCGGTGGAACCGCGCCACCAACTTGATGGCGACTACGTGGTAGAACTCTTCGATGTGCAGCCGCTGCTGCAAGCTGCCCCGGTGCCGCCTCAAGCTCTGGTTATTCGCACCCTGCCCAACGACGAAGCCAAGCGCACTCGCCAGTACTCGGGCCAGAACCCACCGTACCTATCGGCCGAGCTGGCGCAGTATTTAGTCGGCCAAGGCATTGACCACCTGCTGCTCGACCTGCCCAGCGTCGACCGAGAGCTGGACAACGGCGTGCTGGCCGCGCACCACATTTTCTGGCAGTACCCCGCCAACACCCGCCGCCAAGCCACTATCACCGAGCTCATCTTCGTGCCCAATGCCGTGCTCGATGGCTTATACTTACTCAACCTGCAGGTAACTGCCCTCGAGCTTGATGCCAGCCCTAGTAATCCGGTGCTTTATGCCCTTACCGAGGCCACAGGTTAGACGCCCGCCCGAGGCTTAGCGCCAGCTTACCCTGAACCGCTTCAAGCCAGCTGAGCTATTTGCAGGCAATTTTTCGGGCGTAACCTGTACCCGCAGGGCACCGGCGGGCTTAAACTTTCGGGCCAGCCCCATTATAATGCCCGATTCGTAGTCGGGCGGGGCTGGGGTAAAGCACTCTACTTGTATCTCGTTCGGGCCGATGGGATGGCTGCGGTAGTAACCGATATTTCCGCCCTGAATGTTACACCGCAGTGCGGTATTCATGGACTCAATGGCCTGGGGCAAAGTACGCAGGCCCGCGGGCCAAATGCATTGCTCCACTATGTGCAACCCGGCCGCGTACTGCGTTGAGCTACCGTACTCCTTGCCCAAATCCGCCAGCACGTTCAGCCAAGCCCGAAGCGAGTACCACGCGTTTGCATCGGGGTTGGCCGGCAACCCGTGCTTTTTGAGCAGGTTTTGGGCCTGTTGCGGAATGCGAAACGCCTTAAGCACCACGCTTAACGTGGCCCCGTTTACCTGCGCATCGGCATCAACTACCAAATAATCTGCCGCCGCAGGACTTGCTAACGTAGTCATACCACACAGTTTATCGTAAGGCAGGACATTAACTACCTAAACAGCAACGAAATGTTTTGTGGCGATGCCATTGGGGCGCGCAAGTTTCCACTTCGGCACCCCAATGGCATCGCCACAAGCATAAAAAGCCCACCTGTGCGGCGGGCTTTTTTGATGCTGATTGCAGCAGCTACTTAAGCAGCTACCTCTTCGGCAGCCGGCACAACCGTTACGAACGAACGGTCTTTGCGGCCTTTGCGGAACTGAACCGTACCGTCAATCAGAGCGAACAAGGTGTGGTCTTTGCCAATACCTACGTTCTGACCGGGGTGGTGCTTGGTACCGCGCTGACGCACGATTACGTTGCCGGCAATGGCCAGCTGGCCGCCGTAAATTTTAACGCCGAGACGCTTCGAATGCGATTCGCGGCCGTTGTTGGAGCTACCTACGCCTTTCTTGTGAGCCATTTTATTTGAGCTGTTAGCTATTAGCTATCGGCTATTAGCTGAGGTTCAGAGAAAAAGCCCGGTTGGGAAAGCAAGCCAACAGCTAAAAGCCATTAGCCAACAGCTTTCTTAGCCGATGCTGTTGATCATTACTTTCGTGTAGTCCTGGCGGTGCGTATTGAGCTTCTTGTAGCCCTTACGACGCTTCTTCTTGAACACGATTTGCTTATCGCCGCGAACGTGTGCGAGGATGGTGCCTTTTACTTTAACGTCCGACAGGAAGGGGGCGCCTACACTCAGCGTGCCGTTATTGTCGGTCAGCAGTACATTGCCCAGTTCTACTTCGTCGCCGACGTTGCCGGCCAGTTTGTGGGCGTACACAAATTTATTGGCTTCGACCTTGGTCTGCTTGCCGGCTATGTCTACGATTGCGTACATCGGTTTTCCGCAGGTTTTCTGAAAATGGAAGGCAAAAGTACGAGTAACGTTTCACATAAGCAAGCCTAACTCACTAATCCTCTTTCACTCGCCCTAAAATCATTCCTTCGCACCAGCTCAACACTTCCGCGCACCGCGAGCACGCGATACAAAATAAGTGGATAACTTCTTTTGTCCACACACGAAATGTGGATAACTATTGCCCAAAGCATAGGATTCTCTCTATTGCTTTGGGTTTTTACAGGAAAGCAGGATGTATCGCGCCCTACACTGCTTAGCAAAAAATTAACAGACAAAAAAGCCAAACCGTACCTCGTCGGTCGGTTTAGCGGGACTATCTTTGGTCTTCGCCTAGGTCGAACAATTGCTTGCCCGTCGAGGTTGGCAGTTCAACCATTGGCCCGGCACCGGGCCGGCTTTTCCCTTGTCGTTTGCTCAACTGTTGCCCTAGCTCATGGAACCGCTACTCGTTGAAAACCCCAACCGCTTCGTCCTCTTTCCCATTCAGAACGACGCTGTGTGGCAGATGTACAAGAAAGCCGAGGCCTCGTTCTGGACGGCCGAGGAAATCGACTTGTCGCAGGATCAGAAAGATTGGGAAAACCTGAACGACGGCGAGCGGCACTTCATTTCGCACGTGCTGGCCTTCTTCGCAGCCTCCGACGGCATCGTGAACGAAAACCTCGCCGTGAACTTCATGCAAGAGGTGCAGATGCCCGAGGCGCGCTGCTTCTACGGTTTTCAGGTGATGATGGAAAACATCCACTCGGAAACGTACTCGCTGCTGATCGACACATACATCAAAGACCCCAAGCAGAAGGATTACCTCTTCAACGCGCTGGAAACCGTACCGGCCGTGACCAAGAAGGGCCAGTGGGCCATCAAGTGGATTAACTCTGAGAACTTCACCGAGCGCCTGATTGCCTTTGCCGCTGTGGAAGGCATTTTCTTCTCGGGCTCGTTCTGCTCCATTTTCTGGCTGAAAAAGCGCGGTCTGATGCCGGGCCTTACCTTCTCGAACGAGCTCATCTCGCGCGACGAAGGCTTGCACTGCGACTTTGCCTGCCTGCTCTACGAGAAGTACCTGATAAACAAGCTGCCCGAGGCCCGCGTGCACGAAATCATCCGCGACGCGGTAAGCATCGAGCAGGAGTTTGTAACCGACGCGCTGCCCGTAAACCTGATCGGCATGAACGCGCAGCTGATGTCGCAGTACATCGAGTTTGTAGCCGACCGCCTGCTGGTGGCCCTAGGTTACCGCAAGATTTACAACGCCACCAACCCCTTCGACTTCATGGAAATGATTTCGCTACAGGGCAAAACCAACTTCTTCGAGAAGCGTGTGGGCGAGTACCAAAAGGCCGGCGTGATGACCGACCGGGAGCAAAACGTTTTCTCCCTCGACGAGGATTTTTAATCGGTCACTTGCCGATTACCCCAAGCCCGGAGCAACCGCTCCGGGCTTTTTTATTGCCCGTTGTGCGTACTGGCAATTCGTCTATCGGCTTTTTACTGCGCGGCTTGTGATATTGTGAGGTAGTGTTGTATTCTTAGCCACGTATTCACCGGTTACCGTTTTGCATATGCTTAAGTCTGTATTATTTAGCGCGGTACTGCTTATGACAAGCCATTTGGCCCAAGCCCAAACCGCCTTCGCGGCCTATAACCAGCAGGCCACCGATGCTTACCAACGCAAGCACTACGCCGAATCGGGCAAGCTCTACGACCAGGCGTTTGCCGACCGCAAAGGCCTGCCTACGGCCACGCACTACTACAACGCGGCTTGCAGTTGGGCGTTAGCCGGCAACAAAGACAAAGCCTTTCGATACCTCGACCAAGCCACCGCCGCCGGCTGGGACAATGTGCCGCACCTAAAGCAAGATGCCGACCTAGGTGCTTTGCGCACCGACAAGCGTTGGCAACCTATGGTAGCTAAGCTGGAAGCCACCCGGGCGCAAGCCGAAGCCAAATACAACTTGCCACTTAAGCAAGA includes the following:
- a CDS encoding BamA/TamA family outer membrane protein, which translates into the protein MYTSFVRFLRLASLLLLGVAEGAWAQTTSPVTAPNLPATQAPPLPPRPNQPDSVGQAKRRVAPARPKHLRIETEAADQIVLRRYRVRATAADTLEAMRSVRELLLAMQADAYLTASADTMQWRGDTLAVRLYVGEQFRWARLQRGNLTEDVLTHTGFRERLYLGQPLVPTELARLQQRVLENAENEGFPFAQIRLDSVQLEGSDITARLTLDRGPVVEFDSLQIIGNTKTRKRFLSKYLQILPGQPYSQQRVDAAVRLLRQLPYVQLKAEPEVRFARGRARVYLLLDDRNANQFDAIVGVLPNPNPTAEQRRVQLTGDVTLNLRNLGGGGKQLGLQWRKIGTASQLLDVGYQHPSFFGSPLDVAASFNLFKQDSTFLTLRPRLQIGYPAAKAGRFSVFVEQRSSRLYPRRNLPTLQALPENIDSRYTAYGVDFSRSTLDDLLFPRQGLLLTGQAAVGNKIISRNAYVNPELYEGLPLRTTQVSLSGRAEYYLRIGQQGVLLGRVRGEALLNRRLFLNDLFRLGGLATLRGFSELQFYAAQYGIGTVELRQFTGPDAYVFLFADQAYLRRALPGDLGEDAPTGLGAGLSFRTGAGLFQFVYSVGRSNSQRFSLGASKIHFGITSRF
- the hemW gene encoding radical SAM family heme chaperone HemW; the protein is MAGLYLHIPFCKQACHYCDFHFSTSLGRKAQVVQALLHELELRRDYLGGAALSTIYFGGGTPSLLTEAELLTLFEAIYKHFDVAADAEITLEANPDDLGTAKLRELAASPVNRLSIGLQSFHEPHLRLMNRAHSAEESRRSVQLAQDAGLSNISIDLIYGVPAADHSIWQHDLQQAVALGVPHLSCYALTIEPQTVFGRRLKKGTFRGAPEEFVAQEFEMLLTAAREAGYEQYEISNFAKPGGHSRHNSSYWQGVPYLGLGPSAHSFDGRSRQYTVPSNTQYVQQVLEHHTVPATIEQLSATDRANEYLMTSLRTAQGCNLAHLRKHLGVDLATERAAYLQQLQHDGWATIDNDTLRLTDRGKLLADQITLELFLEAPEEV
- a CDS encoding alpha/beta fold hydrolase, translated to MSDFAASQQPALYLIPGLGADERIFQRLLPQLRGHAKVLNWIPPTHPDEPLSAYAERMAEGIPLDQRCWLVGVSFGGTVALEIARLRPLALVALISSIPGADQLPPLLRVIRATGVQHWVPPQLLKLFPRAGKWYFGIGGGSEYQLFKEVLRDQEPRYTRWAIRSLLRWDSRDIGPCVQIRGTRDRVFPAGPAKVEYLIEGGTHFMVYSRADEVARILNELTAEFTAEPPVVNT
- a CDS encoding cyclase family protein, whose product is MLSASIQYGGRAFNYNPAAPISVALPLAPGSEQVNCFWAEPVQIDVIRVGSFVGSVAEGGSTNYKRVHVTPHGNGTHTECFGHISPDAATLPSCLQQYLFVAWLISVEPRHQLDGDYVVELFDVQPLLQAAPVPPQALVIRTLPNDEAKRTRQYSGQNPPYLSAELAQYLVGQGIDHLLLDLPSVDRELDNGVLAAHHIFWQYPANTRRQATITELIFVPNAVLDGLYLLNLQVTALELDASPSNPVLYALTEATG
- the rpmA gene encoding 50S ribosomal protein L27; translation: MAHKKGVGSSNNGRESHSKRLGVKIYGGQLAIAGNVIVRQRGTKHHPGQNVGIGKDHTLFALIDGTVQFRKGRKDRSFVTVVPAAEEVAA
- the rplU gene encoding 50S ribosomal protein L21 — translated: MYAIVDIAGKQTKVEANKFVYAHKLAGNVGDEVELGNVLLTDNNGTLSVGAPFLSDVKVKGTILAHVRGDKQIVFKKKRRKGYKKLNTHRQDYTKVMINSIG
- a CDS encoding ribonucleoside-diphosphate reductase small subunit, which translates into the protein MEPLLVENPNRFVLFPIQNDAVWQMYKKAEASFWTAEEIDLSQDQKDWENLNDGERHFISHVLAFFAASDGIVNENLAVNFMQEVQMPEARCFYGFQVMMENIHSETYSLLIDTYIKDPKQKDYLFNALETVPAVTKKGQWAIKWINSENFTERLIAFAAVEGIFFSGSFCSIFWLKKRGLMPGLTFSNELISRDEGLHCDFACLLYEKYLINKLPEARVHEIIRDAVSIEQEFVTDALPVNLIGMNAQLMSQYIEFVADRLLVALGYRKIYNATNPFDFMEMISLQGKTNFFEKRVGEYQKAGVMTDREQNVFSLDEDF